In Paenibacillus antri, a single window of DNA contains:
- a CDS encoding 5'-methylthioadenosine/adenosylhomocysteine nucleosidase: MDYKTLGIIGAMDEEVERFLLRMDGNVETVKAGIRFREGEWNGKRVIVCKCGVGKVNAAVCTQLLIDGFGVEAIVFTGVAGAVHPELNIGDIVVSTDLLQHDMDVTPLGFEKGVIPYAGESVFPADPTLVEAAVAAGESLYPGLTRTGRILSGDQFVANRDVVAGLYREHQGACVEMEGAAVAQVCRMNGTPFVVLRSMSDKADGSAHVNFPEFTKLAAERSAAIVERMLGVM; encoded by the coding sequence GTGGACTATAAGACATTAGGCATTATCGGCGCGATGGACGAAGAGGTGGAACGCTTCTTGCTCCGCATGGACGGGAACGTCGAGACGGTGAAGGCGGGCATCCGCTTCCGAGAAGGCGAATGGAACGGCAAGCGCGTCATCGTGTGCAAGTGCGGGGTCGGCAAGGTGAACGCCGCCGTCTGCACGCAGCTCTTAATCGACGGCTTCGGCGTCGAGGCGATCGTGTTTACGGGAGTGGCCGGCGCGGTTCATCCGGAGCTGAATATCGGCGACATCGTCGTGTCCACCGATTTGTTGCAGCACGATATGGACGTGACGCCGCTCGGCTTCGAGAAGGGCGTCATCCCGTACGCAGGGGAGTCGGTGTTTCCGGCGGACCCGACGCTCGTCGAAGCGGCGGTCGCGGCCGGAGAGAGCTTGTATCCCGGCCTGACGCGCACGGGACGCATTCTGTCCGGCGACCAATTCGTCGCGAATCGAGACGTCGTCGCGGGACTGTATCGCGAGCATCAAGGCGCATGCGTCGAGATGGAGGGAGCGGCGGTCGCGCAAGTATGTCGAATGAACGGCACGCCATTCGTCGTGCTTCGATCGATGTCGGATAAAGCGGACGGCTCGGCCCACGTGAATTTCCCCGAATTCACGAAGCTGGCGGCGGAGCGGTCGGCGGCGATCGTGGAACGGATGCTCGGCGTCATGTAA